A window of Glycine soja cultivar W05 chromosome 2, ASM419377v2, whole genome shotgun sequence genomic DNA:
ATAATCCAAATAGTTGTTGGATGCTTCAGCAAGAGGAAAGATAAAGCTGAAGACCCCTGAGGAGGCAACTGAGTTAATTGAAAATATGTTTGCCAGTGATCATGCTATCCTACGTGATAGAGTGCATCAACCCACCAAGAAAAGATTATTGGAGTTATCATCATAAGATGCTGtgttggcacaaaataagtttctttctaagcaacttgagatctTAACAGAAACAattggtaagttgccaactacATTGTCTACTGGTCAACCTTCACagtcttctgttttgcaggttacaggttgtaccatttgGGGTGGTGCTCATGAATCCGGCCATTGCATTccttttgaagaaaaaacgCAGAAAGTTAGTTACATGGGAAATCAACAAAGGCAAGGATACAACCAAGGAGGACTCTCAGGTTTCCAGCAAGGTCCCTACAATCAGCAAGGACAATGGAGATCACACCCTAGtaatcaattcaataaggacTAGGGTGGGCCTTCCAACAGGCCGCCTCAACAAGGGCCTAATATTTTCCAGAGGACTACCAAACTGGAAGAAGCCCTGGCTCAATTCATGCAAATGATCATGTGTAATTACAAAAGCACTGAATCAGCATTGAAGAACCTTGAGACCCAGGTGGGTCAACTAGCCAAACAGTTAGCTGAGAAGTCATCCAACAGCATTAGGGCAAATATTGAGAAGAATCCCAAAGAAGAATGTAATGCTATGATGACAAGAAACAAGAAGCGTGTGGTAGTTGAGGATGAGGATACTGTGGCCTTGAAAGAACAAACTGTTGTAAAGGACAGTACTGAGAAAATGAACAAGGAGGTAACAGATGCAATGAGTTGGAGgagggaaaaacaaataatggtcgaagagaaagaaataaaagaccaagaaaaagaaatagaggtaggaaaagacaaagaaaaaaagaaaaagaaaaagttgagaaaaataaagatgaagaaaagaGTAGGAGTGAAAAAGCAAgagaaaagaggaaagaaaaagctTCAGAGGAGGGTACGGAAGTGCCATATCccgtggtaccttccaagaaagatAAGGATTGCCATCTAGCGAGATTCCTAGACATTTTCAGGAAACTAGAAATAACTATGCCTTTTGGAGAAGCTTTGTAGCAAATTCCACTCTACTCAaagtttttgaaagatatgttgacaAGGAAGAACAAATACATTCACCAAGAGAATATCATTATGGAGGACAACTGCAGTGCTATGATACAGAAGATCCATCCACCAAAACACAAGGACCCTGGAAGTGcgactattccttgttcaataggTGAAGTCACAGTGGGGAAGGCACTCATTGACTTGGGAGCCAGCATCAActtaatgccactctccatgtgtagaaggttgggagagttggaaatcaTGCCCACCAGAATGACCTTACAGCTTGCTGACCGATCCATCACAAGGCGGTATGGGGTAATTGAAGATGTCCTTATAAGAATTAAGCAGATGGTCTTTCCAACTGACTTTGTGGTCATGGATGTGGATGAAGACCATGAGGTTCCCATCATTTTGGGACGCCCCTTTATGTTAACTACAAGTTGTGTAGTTGACATGGGAAGAAAGAAATTGGAAAtgggttttgaagatcagaGGATCAATTTTGATCTATTTGAAGAAAACAAGCCTGTACCAGATCATAATGTCTATTTGCAAGTCGTAGAGGGTGATAAGGAGGTTCTGAAGTTAAAGGACAAAGTGGATATCACCCATTGAGGTATAtgcatcaagctaatgacgttaaagaagcgcttcctgggaggcaacccatgttgttttctttcattCTGTTTTCATGCATTACATAAGTTATAATTTGCTTGGTGATCATTGAAAAAGGGGTTTATTAGCTTGTTTTTAATGATAGATATAGGGGTTTCTTTTAAAAGGGGACTGATCttaacttagaaatttttttctgaaaaacggTCCTCTGGCTAAGCACACCCCCTCTGGCTGAGCACATGTCTTCAATGTGCTAAGCCCGTCATAATGGCGCTGAGCACATCAACCCCTGCATCTTTAGATATTTGGGCTAGCTAAGCATATCATGGCTGAGCTAAGCCAATTACAGCTCAGTCTGAATTGGGCTATGCCAGAGCCATCTGCTAAGTGTGGCATGTTTAGTGGTTAAGCACAGTCACCTTGCGCTAATTCCTATTCTTTGCGGCCTAGGTAGCGCTAAGCGCACACTTATGTGCTAAGCGCATACCCCTTTGTATGTAGCATGAAGTATATCAGCTAAGCCGGCCATGCGCTcagcttagcgagagttgcaggaaTTTTCATCTGCACAACTCACTAAGCACGTCTATTTGCACTAAGCCCagtcaaaaaaaattgaatttcaaaatttgggCTTGGGCTCAGCGAAATGGGCCGCTAAGCGAGCGTGTTGAGAAGTCAAACGTCTCTCGCTATCGCTTAGCAGCcgcactcgctaagcgagttggtCGAAAAACAAATAAGTGACTGTAAcagcagttacactcacattcacTCAGATTTTCTAAAATACATCCCCTGCAATCTCTCTCTCCCAAATACTTGTGCATTGCATTTGTGCATCCTTCTGGCATCTTCTGTTAGTCTTCACAAAGCACCTCtgatccaagtaagttcctcactttatttatgcttttgctttttttgaaaccttaggatagatgaTATTAGGTtagcaatttaatttttaggattATTTTGTAAATAGAATAGATAAAAATTAGGACTTTGTTAAGGATTGTACTGTGTGGGTACATTTGATGGTTTTGCATGTTTGATAGGTGCCTTTTAGAGGcctaaaaagagaagaaaacaaagttcattttttgagttttgtctGGAAAATGCGACAAACTCGCTAAGCACGACTGATGCGCTCTGCGAGTTCATCAAAAGTGCGTGATTGTATGCATTCCCAGGCAAACTCGCTAAGTCAACCgtgttgcgctaagcgagttcaacTTTTCAGATGAATGTTCATCATTTGGTATGAACATGGCTAAGCGACAGCTTTGTGAGCTAAGCCACCAAAACTCGAAAAGATACAACACAAGGGCTAAGCGAGTGTCATCCTGCTAAGCCTGagtaacttagaaaaaaatCTGGGAAGGCCATTACGCGCTAAGCCAAGCTGATTTgagctaagcgcaattccttgCGACAAGTGATTGGCTAAGCGTGTCTGATTCGCTAAGCCATATCACTTAGACAATCTTGAAGTTTTGACAAGCGCTAAGCCAACCCTGCTGAGCTTAACGCAATTCATTGCGACAATCTTTGGGCTAAGCGTGTCCGATGCGCTAAGCCACTGTGTGAAATAATTTGCTCTGGGCTAAGTGAGTACCTATCTCACTAAGCTGATTATGCTGAACAAAATTTTGTTGTCATAACTGGCTAAGTGCAACCTGCTACGCTAAGCTAGTTTGTTGCTTTGCCTAAGGTGCACTAAGCCTGCGGTATTTCGCTAAGCGCCTACAGTTAAATTCagcttttaatttctatttttgaaCTTGAATAAATTCCAATCTAATgtatttttggttctttttattacAGATGGCATCAAGGAAAAGGAAGAGCAAACCTCAAGCTCAGTATGATACCAGGGGATTCCAATCAATGGAAGCCTGGAACCGATATACAGATAACATTTTGGACCGGAGGATCCTTCCGTAAAGGAATGTTAAGATTTATCATACTGAAGTCGGTGAGTTTAAGGCAGAGTTGGAGAGGCGTAACCTACACAAACGCCTCACCAACCTTCAACAGGGAAGCATAGATGTGGCAGTGGTTAAAGAATTCTATGCCAACTTATACAGCCCAGAAGACCAGAGCCCTAAGCAAGTGAGGGTGAGAGGACATTTAATCAGGATTGATGCTGACAACCTGAATTCCTTCTTAGAGACTCCAGAAGTCTTAGAGGAGGGTGAGACACTGCCTACCTATTCCAGGTTTTCGAGGATGATGATTGATCCTCAAGAGTTTGCTGCTCATCTCTACATCCCTGGTAGGGGTTTTGTTCTAAATGAAGAGCACCATCCTTGGAAGCTTCTGAGGAAAGATCTCACCACTCTTGCATAGACATGGAGTGTCCTCTCCTACAGCAACCTGACTCCCACTTCCCACACCTCTGATCTTAATATGGACAGAGCCAGGTTAGTTTACGACTTAGTCACAGGCATGGACATGAACATTGGAGCCATAATCTCAGGTCAGATTTCTACCATTGCCCAGAGTAACTCCTCTAGGCTCGGATTTCCAGCCTTGATCATTGCCCTATGCAGAGCTAGAGGCGTTACCTCTGACAGTCTGACCTATGGGAGCCTGAGCCCagccattaacttggcctacattaAGAAAAAATGTTGGAATGTGGATGATCTGACAGTTAACTTCAGAGGGGCCAGGAAGGTAAGGGCTCGACCAGCAGATgttccttcttcttctgcacCACCAGCTCTTCCCACTTCTGTCATGCCTACACCAACTACCCATGACTCTCAgcgctttgaagccatgcttcagagTATTCATCAGGGACAGATTTTATTACTGCCGAGCCTACAAGTGGTAGCTCCTCCAAGGTCCATTCTATCGGTAGAACAGTTCATTGAGAAGGTATCCGGCCTGGAAACGTACCTTCTGCTATGAGAGAGGGTGAGGGCCCCAATGCTCAAGTACATCAGCAGGTACAAGATGCGTCTTCTGAGGCTACCATCCctagagttttttatttttcaggtgTAGGAGTAGAGATGAGGCCTGATGAGGCAGTTTTTCCTGAGCCAATTGTGCCAGTTATACATGAGACTGTTGAAGTAGGTGAGTTACAATTGAGACAAGAGGCTGCTACTCCTGAGAGGACACCACAAACCCCAGAAAATCCACCCTCACCAGGGATAGAGCTATCTTTTGCTCAGCAGGTAGCAGATCCTCCTACACCAGTACATGAGAGACCAGCTGACCCCTCTACTCCCATTTTAGAGATACCAGAGGACCCTACCACACCGGCCCTGACTCTGAACACTACTCCTCTAGCACACCTGAGCTTCAGTTTTCAGATGAGGAGGGGGGACGGATTACTACTCCTTCAGGGATGCCAGTGTTACATTTCGATGATGAGGAGTAGGATCGAGATGAATGACAGGATTTGATTACCTgtcctaattattattattataattttatctttctgagtacattttaattattatgattgCATAGTATAGTGGTTGTATGGTTTTAGTATGTATGAACTATTATGGTTTGTGGCATGTGAATATGG
This region includes:
- the LOC114373722 gene encoding uncharacterized protein LOC114373722 — protein: MCNYKSTESALKNLETQVGQLAKQLAEKSSNSIRANIEKNPKEECNAMMTRNKKRVVVEDEDTVALKEQTVVKDSTEKMNKEQIPLYSKFLKDMLTRKNKYIHQENIIMEDNCSAMIQKIHPPKHKDPGSATIPCSIGEVTVGKALIDLGASINLMPLSMCRRLGELEIMPTRMTLQLADRSITRRYGVIEDVLIRIKQMVFPTDFVVMDVDEDHEVPIILGRPFMLTTSCVVDMGRKKLEMGFEDQRINFDLFEENKPVPDHNVYLQVVEGDKEVLKLKDKVDITH